A portion of the Carassius carassius chromosome 42, fCarCar2.1, whole genome shotgun sequence genome contains these proteins:
- the LOC132124274 gene encoding RB1-inducible coiled-coil protein 1-like encodes MKLYVFQVNNGSTLTFDTELAVQTVLDLKHAIQAKYKIAIQHQVLVVNGGECMVAERRVCSYSAGTDTNPIFLFNKEMILSDRAPTIPKTTFSIENEMELKVEESLMMPAVFHTVASRTQLAVEMFEVAKKLCLFCERLVHDEHLQHQGWAAIMANLDDCTLSYQKLLMKFDTAYTNYQQDFEDIKLKLTKLGTAVTVMAKIPLLECLTRQSYRESLEKSSSPHPRTTDEEDENEDEEVGETSTQSAILCPADSQKNRKSFSPVSASGEVSSQASSSPQDRLKSSCSLKEALEEEEESPEKGATPSFNVTLLDWINVQDRPNDVESVVRKCFDSINRLDPRIIQPFLTECRETITKLDNQNMKAIKGLEDRLYALDQMIASCKRLVNEQQELAQGFHANQKRAENLKDTSVLPDLCLSHANQLMIMLTNHRKLLDIKQKCTTAKQELANNLQVRLKWCCYVMLHADQDGEKLQALLRLLTELLERVRVVEALSTVPQMYCLAVVEVVRRKMFIGHYRQWASALVKDGKNLYEAEKVQRETFGKLFRKSFLRNRLFRGLDSWPPSSFCTRKPRKFDFELPDISLSDLQYLKSCCPSEVQPYLRVPTLCDFEPLNQHVEVLHQLVQAVQSVDEMSKTITDLLNEQKISCSQSAQRSTALTPRSESTTEITSTSTKTLSTLSLKAPDCQPLVLPGPLEDLSPDSIDAQTFDFETIGHPNMDPVLQQGSLDLDSLGGSPESDFMSAVNEFVIEENLLSPNPISDPTSPEMMVESLYSSVINAIDSKRIKDTTTLEKENSKIAALKLSADRYRSAAEESHNSLRKVKEDLYHFRGMVLKEQRDFGFALKTMSTEVRNALNSVRYCHEENLRQTQQTSLQSLKDDHEKQMQTLLEELEGNQKIVRDIQRAMLELEGLVERKEKEISQLESERARSMQELQDLHKQTLLDLEQKLLKQSDELKAALLSKDEVTVQLEKLHFEIEHSKQKVRQEMEKAEKVRLQDLETRLKQQHEAELESLRLKKESALEKLVQENLVKLRDLMDCHSAELKEREGRLKDLEARITELADACCKLEVEMALKEAEMEDMRLQYEEAKSTQEEVLREELTTQTATLQTQIDMLNQQLQQKNEESEVGLAELRALMRLEKDHCISELVDRHEEESTMLRHEFSALKQKSQDAEKDCEERVQKIQHDHQDQLDALQRVKEDEQRAFQEKERELSTVIGDLQAENALLSGRLEQERVEALQRVEKEKEEAVKAALQEASRDFQLQKEEAETRLLGQIELLENQLKGRKSTDIVAPTVEKTETGVETSTALSLDSGQWTEERASLLAQLELLERTKNEEMQNLKTALIAEQQTNFNTVLTREKLKKEQLINDLTEKLKNLTQQQEKDKGLIETLSEDRASILQEKKQMEEELNHLRSTVLVSSSFFPPNPIPVFTEALGACGPAHAEVLSPSTPDPERLASMAALKDEERVESAVEASMMTVHDNPMLSEEKQRILILERTLHMKEEENKRLSQRLMSQSMSSVSSRHSEKIAIRDFQVGDLVLIILDERHDNYVLFTVGPTLYFLHSESLTALDLKPGTGATRRPWVLGKVMEKEYCQAKKALNRFKVPLGTKFYRVKAVPWNKKV; translated from the exons tgttttgGATCTTAAACATGCCATTCAGGCCAAATATAAAATTGCAATCCAGCACCAGGTGCTGGTGGTCAATGGAGGGGAGTGTATGGTGGCAGAGAGGCGCGTGTGCAGCTACAGCGCCGGGACA GACACCAACCCGATCTTCTTATTCAACAAAGAGATGATCCTGTCTGACCGAGCTCCAACCATCCCCAAAACAACCTTCTCAATAGAGAATGAGATGGAGCTGAAGGTGGAGGAGTCCCTCATGATGCCTGCTGTCTTTCACACCGTGGCCTCCCGCACTCAACTGGCTGTG GAAATGTTTGAGGTTGCCAAGAAGCTTTGCTTGTTCTGTGAGCGTCTGGTCCATGACGAACACCTTCAGCACCAGGGATGGGCGGCCATCATGGCTAACCTGGATGACTGCACTCTATCCTATCAGAAACTCCTCATGAAATTTGACACTGCTTATACAAATTACCAACAGGATTTTGAAGACATCAAATTAAAACTCACAAA GCTTGGCACTGCTGTCACAGTCATGGCAAAGATTCCACTGCTAGAGTGTTTGACTCGGCAGAGCTACCGAGAAAGCCTGGAGAAGTCCAGCTCCCCTCACCCAAGAACCACAGATGAAGAAGACGAGAATGAGGATGAAGAAGTAGGAGAAACATCCACTCAGTCCGCAATCCTCTGTCCCGCTGACAGCCAGAAGAATCGAAAGTCATTCTCGCCGGTGTCTGCTTCTGGAGAAGTGTCGTCCCAGGCGTCCTCCTCTCCTCAGGACAGACTGAAGAGCAGCTGTAGTCTAAAAGAAGCtctagaggaagaggaggagtctCCAGAGAAGGGAGCCACACCCTCTTTCAATGTCACACTGTTGGATTGGATCAATGTTCAGGACAGACCTAACGATGTAGAGTCAGTAGTGAGGAAGTGTTTTGATTCAATCAACAGG CTTGACCCACGAATTATCCAACCCTTTCTAACTGAATGCCGTGAGACGATTACCAAATTGGATAATCAGAACATGAAGGCCATCAAAGGTCTTGAGGACAGATTGTATGCTCTTGACCAAATGATAGCCAGCTGTAAACGGTTGGTCAATGAACAGCAGGAACTTGCTCAG GGATTTCATGCCAATCAGAAGAGGGCTGAAAACCTGAAGGACACCTCGGTGCTGCCTGACCTGTGTCTGAGTCATGCCAATCAGCTGATGATCATGCTAACCAATCACAGGAAGCTACTAGACATCAAGCAGAAATGTACCACTGCCAAACAGGAGCTCGCCAACAACCTTCAAGTTCGACTCAA ATGGTGCTGCTACGTGATGCTTCACGCTGATCAGGATGGAGAGAAGCTGCAGGCTCTTCTGAGGCTGCTGACGGAGCTGCTGGAGCGCGTGCGGGTGGTGGAGGCACTCAGCACTGTGCCACAGATGTACTGTCTCGCCGTAGTGGAGGTGGTCAGACGCAAAATGTTCATAGGACACTACAGACAA TGGGCCAGTGCTCTTGTCAAAGATGGGAAAAACCTCTATGAGGCAGAAAAAGTACAAAGGGAAACCTTTGGGAAGCTCTTCA GGAAATCATTCCTCAGAAACCGGTTGTTTCGTGGACTGGACTCATGGCCACCCTCTTCATTTTGC acCCGAAAGCCTCGAAAGTTTGACTTTGAGCTTCCAGATATTTCCCTGAGTGACCTGCAGTATCTCAAGTCCTGTTGTCCTTCCGAGGTTCAGCCTTACCTCAG GGTCCCCACACTGTGTGACTTTGAGCCTCTTAACCAGCATGTTGAGGTTCTCCATCAGCTGGTTCAAGCTGTGCAGAGTGTGGACGAGATGTCAAAAACTATTACAGACCTACTAAATGAACAAAAG ATTTCCTGTAGCCAGAGTGCTCAAAGATCCACCGCATTAACACCCAGATCTGAAAGCACAACTGAAATCACCTCTACCTCCACCAAAACTTTGTCCACTCTCAGTTTAAAAGCACCGGACTGCCAACCCCTGGTGCTTCCTGGTCCCTTGGAGGACCTGTCACCCGACAGCATAGATGCCCAGACCTTTGACTTTGAAACCATTGGGCACCCCAATATGGATCCTGTATTACAACAAGGCTCTTTGGACTTGGACTCATTGGGAGGAAGTCCTGAGTCGGATTTCATGTCAGCAGTTAATGAGTTTGTTATTGAGGAAAACTTGTTGTCACCTAATCCCATAAGTGATCCCACAAGCCCAGAGATGATGGTGGAGTCTCTTTACTCCTCTGTCATTAATGCAATCGATAGCAAACGCATAAAGGACACTACTACGCTGGAGAAGGAAAATTCAAAGATTGCAGCACTCAAGCTGTCAGCGGACAGGTACCGTTCTGCTGCGGAAGAGTCACATAACAGTTTAAGGAAAGTTAAGGAAGACCTTTACCACTTTCGAGGTATGGTTCTGAAGGAGCAACGAGACTTTGGATTTGCCCTGAAAACAATGTCCACTGAGGTCCGAAATGCTCTCAACAGTGTCAGATACTGTCATGAGGAGAACCTAAGACAAACGCAACAAACCAGTCTCCAGAGTTTGAAGGACGATCATGAAAAGCAGATGCAAACCCTGCTGGAAGAGCTGGAGGGCAATCAGAAGATTGTTCGAGACATCCAAAGAGCAATGCTGGAATTGGAGGGGCTCGTGGAGCGTAAGGAGAAGGAAATATCCCAGCTGGAGAGTGAGAGAGCACGCTCTATGCAAGAACTCCAAGATCTTCACAAGCAAACTCTGCTGGACCTTGAACAGAAGCTCTTAAAGCAAAGTGACGAACTGAAAGCTGCATTGCTCTCCAAGGACGAAGTCACTGTGCAGCTGGAGAAATTGCACTTTGAGATCGAGCACAGCAAACAGAAAGTCAGACAAGAGATGGAGAAGGCAGAGAAGGTGCGCCTTCAGGACCTGGAGACACGGttgaaacaacaacatgaagcagaGCTGGAGTCTCTCAGATTGAAAAAAGAGAGTGCACTTGAAAAGCTTGTCCAGGAGAACCTGGTGAAGCTAAGAGATCTCATGGATTGCCATTCTGCTGAACTCAAGGAACGCGAGGGACGCTTGAAAGACTTGGAGGCTCGCATTACTGAACTTGCAGACGCCTGCTGCAAACTGGAAGTGGAGATGGCTCTTAAAGAGGCCGAAATGGAGGACATGAGACTCCAGTACGAGGAGGCCAAAAGCACCCAAGAGGAGGTGTTGAGAGAGGAGCTCACTACCCAAACAGCCACCTTGCAGACGCAAATCGACATGTTGAACCAGCAGCTCCAGCAGAAAAATGAAGAGTCTGAGGTGGGCCTTGCCGAGCTCCGAGCACTCATGAGGTTGGAGAAGGACCACTGCATCTCTGAACTTGTGGATCGACATGAAGAGGAGAGCACCATGCTACGCCATGAGTTTTCAGCACTCAAACAGAAATCGCAGGACGCAGAGAAAGACTGTGAGGAACGAGTCCAGAAGATCCAGCATGATCACCAGGACCAGCTTGATGCCTTACAGAGGGTAAAGGAGGATGAGCAGAGGGCTTTCCAGGAGAAAGAGCGAGAGCTATCGACTGTTATCGGAGACCTGCAAGCAGAAAACGCACTACTGTCAGGAAGACTGGAGCAGGAGAGGGTGGAGGCCCTGCAGAGAGTGgagaaggagaaagaggaggCAGTCAAAGCTGCATTGCAAGAGGCCTCCAGAGACTTTCAACTCCAAAAAGAGGAGGCTGAGACAAGACTGTTAGGGCAAATTGAACTGCTTGAAAATCAGCTTAAAGGAAGAAAGTCCACTGACAT AGTGGCACCTACTGTAGAAAAGACAGAGACTGGTGTGGAGACCAGCACTGCATTGTCACTGGACAGTGGTCAGTGGACAGAGGAAAGGGCATCGCTCCTGGCCCAACTTGAGCTCCTGGAACGAACAAAGAACGAGGAGATGCAGAACCTGAAGACCGCGCTCATTGCTGAGCAGCAG ACAAACTTCAATACTGTTCTGACCCGGGAGAAACTAAAGAAAGAGCAGCTCATCAATGATCTCACTGAGAAGCTCAAAAACTTGACGCAGCAACAAGAGAAAGATAAAG GTTTGATCGAAACACTCTCCGAAGACCGTGCCTCCATCCTTCAGGAGAAGAAGCAGATGGAGGAGGAACTGAACCATTTGAGGAGCACCGTCCTCGTCTCTTCATCCTTCTTTCCTCCTAATCCCATCCCGGTCTTCACGGAAGCTCTTGGTGCCTGTGGCCCTGCCCATGCTGAAGTCCTCTCACCGTCCACCCCTGATCCAGAGAGATTGGCGTCCATGGCTGCACTGAAGGATGAGGAGAGGGTGGAGTCAGCCGTGGAGGCCAGCATGATGACAGTGCA TGACAACCCTATGCTGTCTGAAGAGAAACAGCGCATACTGATTTTGGAAAGG ACCTTACATATGAAGGAGGAAGAGAACAAAAGACTAAGTCAAAGATTG ATGTCACAGAGCATGTCGTCCGTCTCGTCACGCCACTCAGAGAAAATCGCCATTCGAGA TTTTCAGGTGGGCGACTTGGTTCTCATAATCCTGGATGAGAGGCACGATAATTACGTTCTCTTCACTGTTGGTCCCACCCTTTATTTCCTGCACTCAGAGTCTCTCACTGCACTGGACCTCAAACcag ggacagGAGCAACAAGACGGCCATGGGTTCTAGGAAAAGTCATGGAGAAGGAATATTGCCAAGCCAAAAAG GCCCTAAACCGGTTCAAAGTTCCTCTCGGCACTAAATTCTACAGAGTAAAGGCCGTGCCATGGAACAAGAAAGTGTAA